One genomic window of Methanosarcina acetivorans C2A includes the following:
- the purS gene encoding phosphoribosylformylglycinamidine synthase subunit PurS: MQYQATVTIEQKAGMLDPEGTTAKRALGHLGYAVESVKTAKLYEIVLEAESAEVAEQKVDEMCQKLIANPIIHNYTIKLKELN; this comes from the coding sequence ATGCAGTACCAGGCAACAGTGACTATTGAACAGAAAGCAGGCATGCTTGACCCTGAAGGCACCACAGCTAAAAGGGCTCTCGGGCACCTCGGATACGCAGTTGAAAGCGTAAAGACCGCAAAACTGTACGAAATCGTGCTCGAAGCAGAATCTGCCGAAGTTGCGGAGCAGAAGGTTGATGAGATGTGCCAGAAGCTTATCGCAAACCCAATCATCCACAACTACACTATAAAGCTAAAGGAACTTAACTGA
- a CDS encoding asparagine synthetase B family protein — protein sequence MCGIAGVFGTPDSNLKVKKMLAALGHRGPDACGIHTAGDLSIGNTLLKITGDMPQPLTGKGALVLNGEIFNFRELAAEIGIKIDSDTELLFSLIETGVKEGSTPIDAVCSALSKVNGDYALAYACGGELVLARDPSGVKPLFYCSGTEGEKPEIAFASEKKALAFISRKAKPFPQGGILGFNTESGKITEKIPEGYLEIKSPEKRIYTEHEALSQLKETLEKAVELRLTPTTGIAFSGGIDSTFLAALAKRIDPGVSLYAVGLPDSHDITQAERAAEAIGMRKNLKVHFLSPEEIEAAVPRVVYATESTDPMTVAIGIPLYIVAKTAKEDGKRVLLTGQGADELFGGYRRHEEFLKKGAEVLDREIYSDLATISKINLERDDMVTMANSVELRVPFLDKEVIKTGLAIRPELKVLKKDGYYEDGYYERKYILRKAAKGLIPPEILWKEKKAMQYGTGVQKVLDRLARDSGFSKKQESHIEKYLMQIASEKGFEFVNN from the coding sequence ATGTGCGGAATAGCGGGCGTGTTCGGAACCCCTGACAGTAATTTGAAAGTAAAGAAAATGCTTGCAGCCCTGGGGCACAGGGGACCTGATGCCTGTGGAATCCATACTGCAGGGGACCTGAGCATAGGAAATACCCTGCTTAAAATAACAGGAGATATGCCTCAGCCGCTCACAGGAAAAGGAGCTCTCGTCCTCAACGGGGAAATCTTTAATTTCCGCGAGCTTGCAGCTGAGATAGGGATAAAAATCGATTCCGATACCGAACTGCTTTTTTCACTTATAGAAACCGGGGTAAAGGAAGGAAGTACTCCGATAGACGCTGTCTGCTCTGCACTATCCAAAGTAAACGGAGACTATGCTCTTGCATATGCTTGCGGAGGAGAACTTGTACTTGCCAGGGACCCTTCAGGAGTAAAGCCTCTCTTTTACTGTTCCGGGACAGAGGGCGAAAAGCCGGAAATAGCTTTTGCTTCCGAAAAAAAAGCCCTTGCTTTTATTAGCAGAAAAGCAAAGCCTTTCCCGCAGGGAGGGATTCTGGGTTTCAATACCGAAAGCGGGAAAATCACAGAAAAAATCCCGGAAGGATACCTGGAGATAAAATCGCCTGAAAAGAGGATTTATACAGAACATGAGGCTTTGTCTCAACTGAAAGAAACTCTTGAAAAAGCTGTGGAACTCAGGCTTACCCCGACTACAGGAATTGCATTTTCAGGAGGTATTGACAGTACTTTTTTAGCAGCCCTTGCAAAACGCATCGATCCCGGGGTTTCCCTTTATGCGGTTGGGCTTCCGGATTCCCATGACATTACCCAGGCTGAGAGGGCAGCTGAAGCTATCGGTATGAGGAAAAACCTGAAAGTCCATTTCCTCTCGCCCGAAGAAATAGAAGCTGCAGTACCTCGGGTAGTCTATGCAACCGAATCCACGGATCCGATGACGGTTGCAATAGGAATTCCCCTTTATATCGTGGCAAAAACCGCAAAAGAAGACGGGAAGCGAGTCCTTCTGACCGGACAGGGGGCGGATGAACTCTTTGGAGGGTACAGGAGGCATGAAGAGTTTCTCAAAAAGGGGGCTGAGGTGCTCGACAGGGAGATCTACTCGGACCTTGCAACCATCTCAAAAATTAACCTTGAAAGGGATGATATGGTTACAATGGCCAACTCCGTGGAACTCCGGGTTCCCTTCCTGGATAAAGAAGTAATAAAAACCGGGCTTGCAATACGCCCGGAGCTGAAGGTCCTGAAAAAAGATGGCTACTATGAAGACGGCTACTACGAAAGAAAATATATTCTCAGAAAAGCGGCAAAAGGGTTAATCCCTCCGGAAATTCTCTGGAAAGAGAAAAAAGCAATGCAATACGGGACCGGAGTACAGAAGGTGCTCGACCGGCTTGCCAGGGATTCGGGCTTTTCCAAAAAGCAGGAGAGCCATATAGAAAAATACCTCATGCAAATTGCTTCGGAAAAAGGTTTTGAGTTTGTAAATAACTGA
- a CDS encoding AAA family ATPase — MQIKIAITGKGGVGKTTLSGTLARLLARDGYEVLAIDADPDMNLASSLGIENPPKPLTDFKDLIEERAGAEGGAFIYNPKVDDIAGKYGVIGPDGVRMLVMGTVDKGGSGCMCPASAFLRALLRHLMLREKSAVILDMEAGIEHLGRGTTRGMDIMIVVVEPGARSLETAERIKKLSSEIGIKHIAAVINKGGAGKVNAKLEELGIPVLGEIPFDQQLMQADLEKRAPIEIGGEAVDSIVKIKEKLIETVEEIRKEEEASKK, encoded by the coding sequence ATTCAAATAAAAATAGCAATTACCGGAAAAGGCGGCGTTGGAAAAACTACTCTCTCAGGCACTCTGGCAAGACTGCTTGCAAGAGACGGATACGAAGTACTGGCAATCGATGCAGACCCGGACATGAACCTGGCATCTTCTCTGGGAATAGAAAATCCCCCGAAACCCCTCACGGATTTCAAAGACCTTATTGAGGAAAGAGCAGGTGCAGAAGGCGGAGCTTTTATCTACAACCCGAAAGTGGACGACATTGCAGGCAAATACGGAGTAATAGGGCCTGACGGGGTCAGGATGCTTGTCATGGGCACCGTGGACAAAGGAGGAAGCGGGTGCATGTGCCCGGCTTCAGCTTTCCTGAGAGCTCTTCTCAGACACCTGATGCTCAGGGAAAAGAGTGCCGTTATCCTGGACATGGAAGCCGGAATCGAGCATCTGGGAAGAGGCACCACACGCGGGATGGATATTATGATTGTGGTGGTAGAGCCAGGAGCCAGGTCCCTTGAAACCGCCGAAAGAATCAAAAAACTCTCGTCCGAAATCGGGATAAAACATATCGCTGCCGTAATTAACAAAGGAGGCGCCGGAAAAGTCAACGCCAAACTTGAAGAGCTGGGCATCCCGGTACTTGGGGAAATTCCCTTTGACCAGCAGCTAATGCAGGCTGACCTGGAAAAAAGGGCTCCGATTGAAATAGGCGGCGAAGCTGTTGATTCCATAGTGAAAATCAAGGAAAAACTCATAGAAACCGTTGAGGAAATCAGGAAGGAAGAAGAGGCGAGTAAGAAGTAA
- a CDS encoding tetratricopeptide repeat protein has product MAEENNITESSKEKQKEPEAAGKTEEREDPGQLLITAQEADNYEEKLGLYDKALNLDPRYFDAWLQKGFVLDRIGKSEEALACYDKALELDPEHLGIKCLKGFAYNNLKDFEKAIECYDEVLKVNPEDVFSWYQKGSVLESLGRYGEAMEAYDRALEIDPTDVLIREKRLRLLELIYNKGTLTDSPDSGFN; this is encoded by the coding sequence ATGGCAGAGGAAAATAATATCACAGAAAGCTCTAAGGAAAAGCAAAAGGAGCCGGAAGCGGCAGGAAAAACCGAAGAAAGAGAGGATCCCGGACAGCTCCTTATAACAGCACAAGAAGCTGATAATTATGAAGAGAAACTCGGGCTCTATGATAAAGCCTTAAATCTGGATCCCAGGTACTTTGATGCCTGGCTCCAGAAGGGTTTTGTCCTGGACAGGATAGGGAAGTCCGAGGAAGCTCTTGCCTGTTACGATAAAGCTCTTGAACTCGATCCCGAGCACCTGGGAATTAAGTGTCTCAAAGGTTTTGCCTACAATAACCTGAAGGATTTTGAAAAAGCCATAGAGTGTTATGACGAAGTCCTCAAGGTCAACCCTGAGGATGTTTTTTCCTGGTACCAGAAAGGCTCGGTCCTGGAAAGCCTTGGCAGATACGGAGAGGCTATGGAAGCTTACGACAGGGCTCTGGAAATAGACCCAACTGATGTCCTTATCAGGGAGAAAAGGCTGAGGCTTCTGGAGCTTATTTATAATAAAGGAACCCTGACAGACTCCCCGGACAGTGGCTTTAACTGA
- the dacB gene encoding D-alanyl-D-alanine carboxypeptidase/D-alanyl-D-alanine endopeptidase — translation MKSDAHESKKLCYLLLGTIFLITVCQPFAGAGGNSQDSPLEGNPLPASVTEIMNDTKYDHAFWGILVEDLETGEVVYQLNPEKMFIPGSTTKLYTGAAALDIIGADYRFETPIYARGNVDSSGNLNGDLILVASGDLTMGGRTTPDGKIDYTDIDHSYANSIGNAILTTPDPLSGLDQLAQQVSAAGIKSVSGDVIIDDRLFDKINPPDSANDYTLTPIVINDNLIDIMVKPAQPGMAAEVDWRPQTAAYAIEADVVTTDANETARIEISTGGPGIINVSGQVPAGEDTIVQTYTVDDPSSFARSLLIEALERQGVKVNASVKGNNPADLLPATTNYSEFERVALLTSLPFSENLKLIMKVSQNMQADSLLPLMAVKEGKRSFWDGLIIERSFLEKTGIDLNAVSISDGRGNSPADYMTPRTTVDLLRYMSSGNDSQVYRDALPILGVDGSLATSVGPESPAKGKVQAKTGTTAKYDVVNDRLILCSQALGGYMNTSEDRKLAFAIYVNNVPVKDVKEMKQVSNDLGSICEAIYEEN, via the coding sequence ATGAAGTCTGATGCTCATGAGTCTAAGAAGTTATGCTATTTACTGCTGGGAACAATATTCCTTATTACGGTTTGCCAACCGTTTGCCGGGGCTGGAGGAAACAGTCAGGATAGCCCTTTAGAGGGTAACCCTCTTCCTGCATCTGTAACAGAAATAATGAATGATACAAAATATGATCATGCCTTTTGGGGAATCCTTGTAGAAGATCTGGAGACCGGGGAAGTTGTCTACCAGCTGAATCCGGAGAAGATGTTCATTCCTGGCTCTACCACCAAGCTTTACACGGGAGCAGCTGCACTCGATATAATAGGGGCTGATTACAGGTTCGAGACTCCTATATATGCCCGTGGTAATGTGGACTCTTCAGGAAACCTGAACGGAGACCTGATACTGGTAGCCAGCGGAGACCTGACAATGGGAGGCCGGACCACTCCGGATGGAAAGATCGATTATACCGACATCGATCACAGCTATGCAAACTCCATTGGCAACGCAATTTTAACGACCCCTGACCCTTTATCCGGCCTGGATCAGCTGGCCCAACAGGTATCAGCTGCCGGGATCAAAAGTGTCTCGGGAGACGTTATCATTGACGATAGACTCTTCGATAAAATCAATCCTCCTGATAGTGCCAACGATTACACCCTCACACCGATAGTTATCAATGATAACCTGATTGATATAATGGTCAAACCTGCTCAGCCAGGAATGGCGGCGGAGGTGGATTGGCGGCCGCAGACCGCAGCCTACGCGATCGAAGCCGATGTTGTAACAACCGACGCGAATGAGACTGCCCGGATAGAGATATCAACAGGCGGTCCGGGTATAATCAATGTATCGGGGCAGGTACCCGCAGGCGAAGACACTATCGTCCAGACATATACGGTGGATGATCCTTCTTCTTTTGCCCGCTCTCTTCTGATAGAAGCGCTGGAGCGTCAGGGAGTGAAAGTAAACGCTTCAGTTAAAGGCAATAACCCTGCAGACCTGTTACCAGCCACCACGAACTACTCGGAGTTTGAAAGAGTAGCTCTTCTGACCTCTCTGCCTTTCTCTGAGAACCTGAAACTGATAATGAAGGTCAGCCAGAACATGCAGGCTGATTCCCTTCTGCCTCTTATGGCAGTAAAGGAAGGAAAAAGAAGCTTCTGGGACGGTCTGATCATAGAGCGCTCCTTCCTGGAAAAAACCGGAATTGACCTTAATGCCGTATCCATATCTGATGGCAGAGGAAACTCTCCTGCTGATTATATGACACCCAGAACTACGGTTGATCTCCTGAGGTATATGTCTTCCGGAAATGACTCTCAGGTATATCGGGATGCTCTGCCCATTCTCGGAGTTGACGGGTCTCTGGCGACTTCTGTTGGTCCCGAGAGCCCTGCGAAAGGAAAAGTTCAGGCCAAGACCGGAACAACTGCCAAGTATGATGTAGTCAATGACAGACTAATCCTCTGTTCCCAGGCTCTGGGCGGATATATGAACACATCCGAAGACCGAAAGCTAGCCTTTGCAATATATGTGAACAACGTCCCTGTAAAGGATGTCAAGGAGATGAAGCAGGTTAGCAATGACCTCGGAAGTATCTGCGAGGCGATATACGAGGAGAATTAG
- a CDS encoding tetratricopeptide repeat protein, which yields MREFNSEFDKLLPELRGKCNAALRGFGNLNSSGDTNLYIALKEFLTACHQISTILWDKNNRKHRKHLRSIFSINNNSPLSPRVLSELETVLEKMKNIPGESTSMQEPAALSYAPETKTLTIDGEKYELLPLFLAVRDLYASLPFFKELQTCTEMLEKNPQDATALFQKAVLLYKARRFEAALQLIEQVLEIVPDDFRVWYNRGVVLSEMGRLEDALAAYDRVIELEPVFEMAWDNKGVVLARLGRFEEALETYEKVLLRNPKYAEAWAGKGSVLSALDRKEEALEAYLSALKIRPDYLEALKSVGSLFSRLGRYEEALAAYDTALQAAPEAPELWAGRGLVLSELDRQEEALQSCSRALELKPGFAPALEVKVKILSEIGRQKARASQ from the coding sequence ATGAGAGAATTTAATTCTGAATTTGATAAACTTCTTCCGGAACTCCGGGGGAAGTGTAATGCTGCACTCAGGGGTTTTGGCAATTTAAATAGTTCCGGAGATACGAACCTGTACATCGCTCTCAAAGAGTTTTTAACTGCATGTCACCAAATTTCAACCATTCTCTGGGATAAGAACAACAGAAAACACCGAAAGCATCTCAGGTCCATCTTTTCCATAAACAATAATTCTCCCCTTTCCCCCAGAGTTTTGTCCGAACTGGAGACAGTGCTTGAAAAAATGAAAAATATACCGGGAGAGAGCACCAGCATGCAGGAGCCAGCAGCTCTTTCCTATGCTCCCGAAACAAAAACCTTAACAATTGACGGAGAAAAGTATGAACTCCTGCCCCTCTTTCTGGCTGTCAGAGATCTTTATGCTTCCCTTCCTTTTTTCAAAGAGCTTCAGACCTGTACTGAGATGCTTGAAAAGAATCCTCAGGATGCTACGGCCCTCTTTCAGAAAGCAGTCCTCCTCTATAAGGCAAGAAGGTTTGAAGCCGCTCTGCAGCTTATAGAACAGGTGCTTGAAATAGTGCCTGATGACTTCAGGGTCTGGTACAACAGGGGTGTAGTCCTCTCGGAAATGGGCAGGCTTGAAGATGCATTAGCTGCCTATGATAGGGTAATTGAGCTTGAACCGGTTTTTGAAATGGCATGGGACAATAAAGGAGTTGTGCTTGCACGGCTTGGCAGATTTGAAGAAGCCCTCGAAACGTACGAAAAAGTACTCCTGAGAAACCCGAAATATGCTGAAGCCTGGGCAGGAAAAGGTTCGGTCCTTTCTGCACTTGACCGGAAAGAAGAAGCCCTTGAAGCATACCTTTCAGCCCTCAAAATCAGGCCTGATTACCTGGAAGCTCTGAAATCCGTCGGCAGCCTGTTTTCCAGGCTGGGCAGGTATGAGGAGGCTCTGGCCGCATACGATACAGCTCTTCAGGCTGCTCCTGAAGCCCCTGAACTCTGGGCAGGCAGAGGGCTTGTCCTTTCGGAGCTGGATAGACAGGAAGAAGCCCTGCAAAGTTGTAGCAGAGCTCTTGAATTGAAACCGGGATTTGCTCCTGCACTTGAAGTCAAGGTAAAAATTCTTTCGGAAATAGGCAGGCAGAAGGCAAGAGCTTCTCAATAA
- a CDS encoding PASTA domain-containing protein yields MKTQLEQRLVELRAEYESGQKILKDIEAKLVELENRKKNLNETLLRISGAIELLEEVLEDQGKVSTPEVSDLEVQEAESEIKEVEVPVVIRLPLEHAVKKLEETGLRVGNVGEKSVFVGGVRFGDVVQQEPKGGTHVDKGSAIDLLIAKKGKLKPNLSQNSLLSSFSDH; encoded by the coding sequence ATGAAAACACAACTTGAACAGCGTTTGGTAGAACTCAGGGCTGAATACGAATCAGGTCAGAAAATCCTCAAAGACATCGAGGCAAAGCTTGTAGAACTTGAAAACAGAAAGAAAAACCTGAATGAAACGCTCCTCAGGATCAGCGGCGCAATCGAGCTTCTGGAAGAGGTTCTGGAAGACCAAGGTAAAGTTAGCACTCCGGAAGTATCCGATTTGGAAGTACAGGAGGCCGAGTCTGAGATAAAAGAAGTTGAAGTGCCCGTTGTTATAAGGTTACCACTGGAGCATGCTGTTAAAAAGCTGGAAGAAACAGGACTTCGCGTAGGTAATGTCGGAGAGAAGAGCGTTTTTGTAGGAGGTGTCCGTTTCGGAGATGTTGTCCAGCAGGAACCGAAGGGTGGAACGCATGTGGATAAAGGGTCAGCGATAGACCTGCTCATAGCAAAAAAAGGGAAACTTAAACCGAATCTGAGCCAGAACTCACTTTTAAGTTCTTTTTCAGACCATTGA
- a CDS encoding DUF169 domain-containing protein — MEKASPRQIKEINEYGKEIIELLKLETSPVAVALVPKGAEIPEGIQRIKEKMKHCQMMDRVRRTKEEFYAVLEDQTCKGGAAAMGLGHMPPKLASGEFYFDKLKHFKTLEASKKTLDRVPMVEAESTVATLYAPLESASFMPDVIVIIGTPEQLMLLTQAALYNEGGRIEAEFAGKQSLCSDAVAEPYLTGKMGITVGCTGSRAYTEIQESELTVGIPAKTLKDLVEGLRAIVGKAPAH; from the coding sequence ATGGAAAAAGCAAGTCCCAGACAAATTAAGGAAATAAATGAATATGGGAAGGAAATAATCGAATTGCTTAAGCTTGAAACCTCACCAGTGGCAGTAGCCCTGGTTCCTAAAGGTGCCGAAATTCCTGAAGGGATACAGCGGATCAAAGAAAAGATGAAGCACTGCCAGATGATGGATCGCGTGCGCAGAACAAAAGAAGAGTTTTATGCCGTTCTTGAAGACCAGACCTGCAAAGGAGGAGCTGCAGCAATGGGGCTTGGGCATATGCCGCCAAAGCTGGCAAGCGGGGAATTCTATTTTGACAAACTGAAGCATTTCAAGACCCTTGAAGCTTCGAAAAAAACCCTTGATAGGGTCCCAATGGTAGAGGCAGAATCCACAGTTGCAACCCTTTACGCCCCTCTTGAAAGTGCAAGTTTCATGCCTGATGTTATTGTGATAATCGGCACTCCCGAACAGTTAATGCTCCTGACCCAGGCAGCCCTCTACAATGAAGGCGGGAGAATTGAAGCCGAATTTGCAGGCAAGCAGAGTCTTTGTTCCGATGCCGTTGCCGAACCCTACCTGACAGGCAAAATGGGAATAACAGTCGGCTGTACGGGCAGCAGGGCTTATACGGAAATTCAGGAGTCAGAACTGACCGTTGGCATTCCCGCAAAAACACTGAAAGACCTCGTGGAAGGGTTGAGGGCGATTGTTGGAAAAGCTCCTGCGCATTGA
- a CDS encoding tripartite tricarboxylate transporter permease has product MEEVSLFLILFSVLAGYLLGIFSGLLPGIHTNNFALALVALAPFLAEKGVAPFYIALIILSNAVSHTFHDIIPSVFLGAPDGDTALAVLPGHRLLLEGAGAEAVRLSALGSAGSVVVSMLFVLPFSLFFGAVYPYLQEYMAWVLLTIVFIMLASEKGEEVKGQGSHAKYRYKAYALLLFLITGVLGLFAFSRENVLLPVISLGQASVLLPLLSGLFGASQLIISLLTKSEIPAESVSKFELSRKRILRGVFTGSTAGSFVAWLPGVSSAIAALLAGLFVRSDFDRRSVKKESIKPDSGEQKSFLFSDPDADSQALESSKEFIVSVSGVNTSNAIFGLVALMVIGKARSGAMAAVNEILGIGSPGFQVVLPFFAAILLTALFSYFSTVWIGHNAHHLLRKLDYTKLCTGVLAGLAITVFLFTGFFGLFIFVISTSIGMLPSFMKIRKSHAMGVILLPVILYFL; this is encoded by the coding sequence GTGGAAGAAGTTTCTTTATTCCTGATCCTTTTTTCTGTGCTTGCAGGCTATCTGCTGGGCATATTTTCAGGGCTTTTGCCTGGAATACATACTAATAATTTTGCACTTGCACTTGTAGCACTTGCCCCTTTTCTGGCTGAGAAGGGAGTCGCCCCTTTCTACATTGCCCTCATAATCCTCTCAAATGCGGTCTCTCATACGTTTCACGATATAATCCCGTCGGTGTTTTTAGGGGCGCCTGACGGAGATACGGCACTTGCGGTCCTTCCGGGGCACAGGCTTTTGCTTGAAGGCGCAGGGGCAGAGGCGGTCCGGCTTTCAGCCCTCGGAAGTGCAGGTTCGGTGGTTGTATCCATGCTTTTTGTCCTGCCTTTTTCCCTTTTCTTCGGGGCAGTTTACCCCTACCTGCAGGAGTATATGGCATGGGTCCTTCTAACGATTGTGTTTATCATGCTTGCGAGCGAGAAGGGCGAGGAGGTAAAGGGTCAGGGTTCACATGCAAAATACAGGTATAAAGCTTATGCCCTCCTGCTGTTTTTGATCACAGGAGTTCTGGGACTCTTCGCATTTTCAAGAGAAAATGTCCTGCTCCCGGTTATAAGCCTCGGGCAGGCATCCGTACTTCTTCCTCTCCTCAGCGGACTTTTCGGGGCTTCCCAGCTCATCATAAGCCTTCTCACAAAATCCGAGATCCCAGCCGAATCCGTTTCAAAATTCGAGCTTTCCCGAAAAAGGATCTTAAGAGGAGTCTTTACGGGCAGCACCGCAGGTTCCTTTGTAGCCTGGCTGCCAGGAGTTTCTTCTGCTATTGCTGCCCTTCTGGCCGGGCTTTTTGTAAGGTCCGATTTTGACCGAAGGTCCGTCAAAAAAGAAAGTATCAAGCCTGATTCCGGGGAGCAAAAGTCCTTTCTTTTTTCCGATCCCGATGCAGATAGTCAGGCGCTTGAGAGCTCAAAAGAATTTATTGTCTCGGTTTCAGGGGTAAATACCTCAAATGCGATTTTCGGGCTGGTAGCCCTCATGGTTATAGGAAAGGCAAGGAGTGGAGCAATGGCTGCCGTGAATGAAATCCTGGGGATTGGATCACCTGGTTTTCAGGTAGTACTGCCCTTTTTTGCTGCGATCCTGCTGACTGCCCTGTTTTCGTACTTTTCTACAGTCTGGATTGGGCACAACGCCCATCACTTGCTCCGGAAACTTGACTATACAAAACTCTGCACCGGAGTTCTGGCAGGGCTTGCAATAACGGTCTTTCTTTTTACAGGGTTTTTCGGGCTTTTCATTTTTGTAATTTCTACTTCAATAGGCATGCTCCCGTCTTTTATGAAAATCAGGAAATCCCATGCAATGGGAGTTATTTTACTGCCTGTTATCCTCTATTTCCTGTAA
- a CDS encoding TIGR00269 family protein, producing MTIKCKKCNHEAIIFQKYSGMHLCKRHFIEDVERKIKLTVRKDYSIKKNDVIAVALSGGKDSSVALYVMHKILGNRPDIQIVAVSIDEGIHGYRPHSLELAKKLTETLGVRHIIKSFKDEHGVTMDELAAMDREKGTCSYCGVLRKSILNRVALEIGATKLVTGHNLDDEAQTILLNHFRGDMERMVRLAPPAAVEGLVLRAKPLRNIPEKEVALYALINSLPVDFSECPYAGEALRGEIRELLNNFETGHPGTKYSLLRGFDKLVGALAKELPPAKIEKCRICGDTCTEDICQACKLLGRT from the coding sequence ATGACTATTAAATGTAAAAAGTGCAACCATGAAGCTATCATTTTTCAAAAATACTCCGGAATGCACCTCTGCAAAAGGCATTTTATAGAGGACGTTGAAAGGAAAATCAAGCTGACAGTCCGGAAAGACTACAGCATCAAGAAAAATGACGTAATAGCCGTTGCCCTGAGTGGGGGAAAGGACAGCTCGGTTGCTCTCTATGTGATGCATAAGATCCTGGGGAACAGGCCGGATATTCAGATCGTGGCTGTTTCAATCGATGAGGGAATCCACGGATATCGTCCCCACTCCCTCGAGCTTGCAAAAAAGCTTACGGAAACCCTTGGCGTCCGGCATATAATAAAGTCTTTTAAAGACGAACACGGGGTTACAATGGACGAGCTGGCTGCAATGGACCGGGAAAAAGGCACATGCAGCTACTGCGGAGTTCTCAGAAAAAGTATCCTTAACAGAGTAGCGCTTGAAATAGGGGCAACGAAACTTGTAACAGGGCACAACCTGGACGATGAAGCCCAGACCATTCTCCTCAACCATTTCAGGGGAGATATGGAACGCATGGTCAGGCTTGCGCCTCCTGCAGCCGTAGAAGGACTTGTGTTGCGGGCAAAACCCCTGCGGAATATCCCGGAAAAAGAAGTGGCACTCTATGCCTTAATAAACTCCCTGCCTGTGGACTTCAGTGAGTGCCCGTATGCAGGAGAAGCCCTCAGAGGGGAAATTAGGGAACTGCTAAACAATTTTGAGACAGGACACCCGGGCACCAAGTATTCCTTACTACGCGGCTTTGACAAGCTCGTTGGCGCCCTTGCAAAGGAACTGCCACCTGCAAAAATCGAAAAATGCAGGATCTGCGGGGATACCTGTACCGAAGATATCTGCCAGGCATGTAAACTGCTCGGCAGGACCTGA